In one Terriglobales bacterium genomic region, the following are encoded:
- the glnA gene encoding glutamine synthetase (forms a homododecamer; forms glutamine from ammonia and glutamate with the conversion of ATP to ADP and phosphate; also functions in the assimilation of ammonia; highly regulated protein controlled by the addition/removal of adenylyl groups by adenylyltransferase from specific tyrosine residues; addition of adenylyl groups results in inactivation of the enzyme), whose product PLDKDIYDLGPEELAKVPSMPGSLDTALEALEKDHQFLLKGDVFTEELVRTFVEYKRAKEVDAIRLRPHPYEFALYYDI is encoded by the coding sequence GCCGCTCGACAAGGACATCTACGATCTGGGTCCGGAGGAGCTGGCGAAAGTGCCCTCCATGCCCGGCTCGCTGGATACCGCGCTCGAAGCCCTCGAGAAGGATCATCAGTTCCTGCTCAAGGGCGATGTCTTCACCGAGGAGCTGGTGCGGACCTTCGTCGAGTACAAGCGCGCCAAGGAAGTGGACGCCATCCGTCTGCGTCCGCATCCGTACGAGTTCGCGTTGTACTACGACATATAG
- a CDS encoding cation:proton antiporter, with translation MHDILKDIALCIVAATAFAFLAKWTRQPLILGYVAAGVVLGPAQGLGWLSSAEEIETVSELGLILLLFMIGLEIDLKKLRESGPSVGVTGAVQFAACVGLGLLVMPWLGFRLGGGDFGALYMAIACALSSTMIVVKLLYDKFELDTLPGRITLGILVIQDIWAILFLALQPNLTNPAVAPLLLSLAKGVALVAVALLVSRYVLPALFHSIARTPELMLIGTLGWCFGVAMLAAQLGLSREMGALIAGIAISTFPYNLDVIAKVISLRDFFITLFFVTLGAKIPRPTAEVVFAAVAAAAFVVLSRFVTISPVLHRLGNGNRASILPAINLAQVSEFSLVIGALGVSLGHITQQTLSVIVFTMVLTSVASTYGILYNHELFKRLNPMLRRLGMRDLDETAHPGGEAQAKEIVFLGFTSYASSLLHDLLQVDPALAERTCVVDFNPAAKRELDRRGIRALYGDVAHLDTLHHAAIHDAQVLLSTVPDAILKGTTNERLLRALGAIAPEARVIVTAETLAQARDLYHKGAAFVFLPRLTGAAELRDVVLAALNGEIEPLRLAAREALDLREEVLP, from the coding sequence ATGCACGACATCCTGAAGGACATCGCGCTCTGCATCGTGGCTGCGACCGCCTTCGCCTTTCTGGCCAAGTGGACGCGCCAACCCTTGATCCTGGGATATGTCGCCGCGGGCGTAGTCCTGGGCCCCGCGCAAGGGTTGGGCTGGCTGTCCAGCGCGGAGGAGATTGAAACCGTCTCCGAACTCGGCCTGATCCTGTTGCTGTTCATGATCGGGTTGGAGATCGACCTGAAAAAGCTGCGGGAGTCGGGCCCCTCGGTCGGCGTTACCGGCGCGGTTCAGTTCGCTGCCTGCGTGGGGCTCGGGCTTCTCGTCATGCCCTGGCTCGGCTTTCGCCTGGGCGGGGGTGACTTCGGGGCGTTGTACATGGCGATAGCCTGCGCCTTGTCCAGCACCATGATCGTGGTCAAGCTGCTCTACGACAAGTTCGAGCTGGATACGCTGCCGGGGCGCATCACCTTAGGCATCCTCGTGATTCAGGACATCTGGGCCATCCTGTTCCTGGCGCTGCAGCCCAATCTGACCAATCCGGCGGTCGCGCCGCTGCTGCTTTCCTTGGCCAAAGGTGTGGCGCTGGTGGCCGTGGCGTTGCTCGTCAGCCGATATGTCCTGCCGGCGCTTTTTCATTCCATCGCACGCACGCCCGAACTCATGCTGATCGGGACGCTCGGGTGGTGCTTCGGTGTTGCCATGCTGGCCGCGCAGCTCGGCCTTTCACGCGAAATGGGAGCACTGATCGCGGGAATCGCCATCTCCACGTTTCCCTACAACCTGGACGTCATCGCCAAGGTCATCAGCCTGCGGGATTTCTTTATCACGCTCTTTTTCGTCACCCTGGGAGCGAAGATTCCGCGGCCCACGGCGGAGGTCGTGTTCGCAGCCGTTGCGGCGGCGGCATTTGTCGTGCTCTCGCGGTTCGTTACCATCAGCCCGGTGCTGCACCGGCTGGGCAACGGCAACCGCGCCAGCATCCTTCCGGCCATCAATCTGGCGCAGGTGAGCGAGTTTTCGCTGGTGATCGGAGCGTTAGGGGTCAGTCTGGGCCACATCACGCAGCAGACGCTCTCGGTGATCGTGTTCACGATGGTCCTGACGTCGGTGGCCTCGACCTACGGCATCCTGTACAACCATGAGCTGTTCAAGCGTTTGAATCCCATGCTGCGGCGGCTGGGAATGCGCGACCTGGATGAGACGGCTCATCCGGGCGGGGAAGCGCAGGCAAAGGAGATCGTCTTCTTGGGTTTCACAAGTTACGCCAGTTCGCTGCTCCACGATCTCCTGCAGGTCGACCCCGCTCTCGCGGAGCGAACTTGCGTTGTGGACTTCAACCCGGCGGCTAAGCGGGAACTGGACCGCCGAGGCATCCGCGCGCTGTATGGCGACGTGGCTCACCTGGACACGCTTCACCACGCGGCGATTCACGACGCGCAGGTGTTATTGAGCACCGTGCCCGACGCCATCCTCAAGGGCACCACGAACGAACGCTTGCTGCGAGCGCTTGGGGCGATCGCTCCCGAAGCGCGGGTGATTGTAACGGCGGAGACGCTGGCCCAAGCGCGCGATCTCTACCACAAGGGTGCTGCTTTCGTTTTCCTGCCGCGCCTGACCGGCGCCGCCGAACTGCGGGACGTAGTGCTGGCTGCCTTGAACGGAGAAATCGAGCCCCTGCGGCTGGCGGCGCGTGAGGCTCTGGATTTGCGCGAGGAGGTACTGCCGTAA
- a CDS encoding nitroreductase/quinone reductase family protein has translation MKHRLVHALQKYVLNPPIKLLFALGLVPPGYALLETTGRQSGKPRRTPVGDSRIGDEFWIVAEHGMQAGYVRNIAANPRVRVRVRQGLLLKWRTGTAHLLPDDDPRARQRWLARQRPSTLLNSLAVRGFGTNLLTVRIDLEPR, from the coding sequence ATGAAACACCGCCTTGTGCACGCGCTGCAGAAGTACGTGCTCAACCCGCCGATCAAGCTGCTGTTTGCCCTCGGTCTGGTGCCGCCGGGGTATGCGCTACTGGAAACCACCGGTCGTCAGAGCGGGAAGCCGCGGCGCACGCCGGTGGGAGACAGCCGCATCGGCGACGAGTTCTGGATCGTCGCCGAGCACGGCATGCAGGCAGGCTATGTGCGAAACATTGCCGCGAACCCGCGAGTGCGGGTCCGAGTGCGTCAAGGGCTGCTGCTGAAGTGGCGGACAGGTACGGCGCACCTCCTTCCAGACGATGATCCCCGTGCGCGGCAGCGCTGGCTGGCACGCCAGCGGCCCAGCACGTTGCTGAACAGCCTGGCCGTCCGCGGATTCGGCACCAACCTGCTGACGGTGCGCATCGATTTGGAACCGCGTTGA